DNA sequence from the Anomalospiza imberbis isolate Cuckoo-Finch-1a 21T00152 unplaced genomic scaffold, ASM3175350v1 scaffold_56, whole genome shotgun sequence genome:
attgtcacccccttgtccctccccacagggctccagccccagctcctgctcccccagagggaatttggggagggggcaggggggtgtgcagcccccgccgggggatggccccggcacagcccctttgttcagcaccaagctgggctcggggccgcaggaggaagaggccggtgggaagcagatcctgcagctgggacagtgctggcagtcagggcaagggcctgccctgcacacctggctcaggtgtgaccctgccccggcaagggagcgggacattcccatccccacggatcagggctgggagcagcacttggggcacggacatggaaacactgggagcgactgggagcacactgagggcgtgaattattcccccgcctccaccttctccggccgccctgccagctgagaaatgctcgctgggcctcggccttggccaacagcccctgggctcagctccttggagctcatcacaaacactgtctgctccaggcactgctgctgcccaaccagctcctggtggctttaggagcagccccgggaagtgtttttgttccctcggtggcacaacagtcctgttctcaccctgccaaagaaagctgtggatgccaagtgcggccaggatgaaacattgctggcactgaagcccctctcttggggccctacagacagcgctccaaaaggagccccttggagctctcctgggccagcgactccctcggagtggggcctctccgagccgggaactctcccgtttgctgcactcggggatccccaacaacgagggagcctgggccgatccccccactcctccaggctcaacccttcccccgctggggagatgccaaagcatcggcagggagcatttcccggccctcaggggaatttctcacaggtgccttgcactgactctttgtgtctgtgtgcacacaggagtgcctgtgctcgggaaatgtggcagaaatgctgctctctgaggggtctgagtgccttggatagctgagccagtcaggcctgtcagtagggttaaatcacaaggtctaagctaagttaaattgtgctaagagttgttctttgctaagttgttaggtttaaaatataagccaagttgaatattgttaaatgttatttctcagtgaaattgcaaagtcataggttataagtttggttaaatactgtagagtgctgctcttttgctaaattgtgaagttgaaggtggaagttaaggttaaggtataagttaagccctgttaagtttgagctctgtaagctcttgggcctgtattccttttatccttgccctcatttccttgtgtctcacactctcacagggacagttcttggttcatttctggtttgattgcctggattctgtttggttttgttgttgctttgtttccttggtgtgcctgaagtgtccagtcaggagcagagtgactcttgccaaggaactttgtggtgctgttgctcaatattaaatcgggtttttgctgctcccttgccggggattttttcagcgctctcaagccctcgttggtaacagggtgaaggagccctgggccaggctctggccctgggggactCGGGGAcactgccggggggtccctgtcccctgtcccaccccccatggccctgtgtcaggctctgggctcgatctcgtggaacatcctctgggggaggctgcggcgccagGGGCGGGGGGAcgcggggggacaggggaccccgctgtgcacgagcagtgttggacttctctgggggaactgggagggggggctggggcagagtcacctccccagtgacctcacacagcccctgtgatgtcacacagcccctgcgatgtcacagagacaactctgagatgtcaccctgtgatgtcagacagctgctctgtgatgtcacagaagactctgagatgtcaACCTGCAATGCCActatttgttctttgatgtgttggtacaaaggcaaagagaataaatgcttccaaactaccatgaatctctactatgtatggcaagaagtaaatcatattttgtttagCTGCATCTGACCATGGgtaaagctgtgcatggaaagtggctctcactgctagacaatattatataggcctggtggaaaaggttatattaatagaccagcagggcctctccgaaaggacacagataaccaggaatagagaaatgagaaaaacagaaaaattactttctactgtcacaattttgtgccaaaaccttggttatgagaagacaaaaaaagatgtattgaaccacatgttttgcagttagggacttctctgacttcaactcttaggactgaattgttccccaggagcgtatagaagtgactgtgtgaagaaaacttttccaattattcctaaaaattcaggagtactctgctgcaaaatttccggcacttcagggcattttcacttcaagcttcatgcatttctatggaaatgcttgagagacagcatacttcatatatccaacatctctgtttgcaacaagtttttatttcagatagggatataggaaggacattctctaaatacagagggttaaatacaaagaatgacacatttcaggcaatttgagaaacttattttcttttattaatttctcaaacatagatattcaaatattatttaaaagcagacaagcaactacagtagggtatttctctatactaagggtaactttgcagaatagttatacactcacgagactaaagggcatctggaaggaatgctaagaaactagtctaattaaagctacagctcattAAATGACTACACTAAGTCCCTAAcagactaggttgctgtcttcgagatatttcaagcaacctccatcaactgcactgttcttctgtgaggatgtgcaggtggagccagtttctgcctcatagacttaggcaacagcaccgtcgtaactggaaggtgaagggcaaggccactcagagatgtgtctgcacaacgaatccatgtgctgcagcatcttccttccgcaggagcaggagagcagcttcaggattgccagtgacaaatgcaacaattatgcagcgttcacgtggctgccatcgggtgtgacccccccagcacagctctgtgcagggaactcctctcagtagctggagagcagcgtccggaggcgaaatcgcagccgaccataagcttgcagcgcctctaggtgggcagcaggatctcgggccaggtgctcaaagaggttgagtGGCTGAAGCCTTCGCATTGCTGGcggcaagctgatctctgcaggaagcctcccgttgcctagcacaaagtgctccaggtgtttcaagtgcaggcagcggcgcaggtacgccatgatgtcccacagccgctgtgcaaattccctcctgcgccaccgggacagcggtacggtggtcagcacgtgcatgaccacagtcttccaggtagagctggaaaaacctgtgcccctcaggatgtaggtgaagacctgcaggcatttcaggtgcaagctctggcacggcatctgcctggcgatgtgctggaagaattttgcctctgccacagcataTGTCTCAGGCCATGCTGTGCTTGCGATGATGTTGGCCTCGgcgggctgactgctcacaaagatgctggagttgcctttctgggcctctgtgggatggctgaccacaaagatgtcagagtccccttggcgcaccccaaagagcatctCCACCGTCAGGCTCTTCttgcctttgctcagctggaattggcaggaccggctgcagggctgaaacaccaagtgccatgagtatgactgaggcacGTGCAGCCATgagcatctcaccaactggtagaaccagcgggaggttttctccacatccaagtaggagccggtgcagagtgtctctaggaggctgcgcttctgctcccgccacagctcctcctgcgagtggtgcaggaagcacaacagcttctcgcccagccgctccctctcgcacaAGCACGCAAGCTCCACACGGACGCTGAAGGTCCTTGTGaccatctgccctgcactgttcagctctaggtggaagacgtgccctggcgggggattcagTGGGACCAGCACGTGGTACACACCATCCCACccacggggactccagccctcaaaggcactgcccaccccgatggcttcttgaggcaccgggtagaagctattgctcacgctgtccacaaagacacgcgtgaagctctccatcagctcagctaccactgagcaacctctctccaggtcctccacaggccactGTATGCCatccactaaaaggatgccttgctcattcccagcatcctgagtgtcttctCTGTCTTCGGGTCCACCACtgccgctctcttccttgccaccatcactgccaactttttcactggcagccacgttaccttgtttgtcttcttttctatccttgTTCTTGTTTCCCTCCACGTTCACATCACCCTGTTCTTCAACCTTGTTTCTATCATTGCCATCTTCTTCTGTaacatccttattttctttctcaggtccAGCAAAACCATTAAGGGCACTTTCATTCCCGCATTTACTGCTATCTTCCTGCTCagtcacatctctgcttctctgttcactggcatcactgctttcctgcaccttcacatccatgtatttttcctgtccaTCTATGTTGTCTTCACCTTCATTTATGTCATTGTTGTCGCCCACCTTTATAGTCAcactattgtttttttcttcatttccatctccttcttcttcctttccagtgtcCTTGTCTTGCTCCACCCGCACATCCTTGTGTTCtccttcatttgcttcatctaggtcttctttatttccaacaacatggccaggttcttcttcattttcgtCACCACgactgtctcctggcacatccccatcactccgtccctcatctttctttaaatcatGTCCATTGTCTCTGTGAACATCGCtgtcttccttcaccttcacattgtcattgccttcaatggcatcatcactgtctccttcacctacagccacaggactgcctcctctgtcattttcagtgctgctgtcatctgcctccacagtcacgtcagtgttttctccaccttcctctggatcagtgctgttttctttctgttctgttcctttctcatctcccaaggtcttgcaggagctctggtccttgctgctgctgctgctggtgtcacagctccttctcctgcagctaaaccacaggcccaagaagagcaggacgccagcaagaacccagaccggccactgctgcagggcaccaaagagcacggctccccagccctcgtcctgctgctccaggggcccccgctccagctcctgcagcagctgagccatctcacggtccagcagctcctgacgctccttcattcgctggtgcgtggcctcatccagcccatccccagccggctgggggtactggatcaggctttgcacgagcacgaagagcagtgacagtaaggccatggtctgcaggaggacacacagaaggggttcagtggggccggaatggagacagacaatgaggggcaggagcagcagggatgtggcggcaggaaggagagggcccccggcagctggcaaggcctgcaccgctgccccagcaagcag
Encoded proteins:
- the LOC137467279 gene encoding inositol 1,4,5-trisphosphate receptor-interacting protein-like 1, with translation MLFGVRQGDSDIFVVSHPTEAQKGNSSIFVSSQPAEANIIASTAWPETYAVAEAKFFQHIARQMPCQSLHLKCLQVFTYILRGTGFSSSTWKTVVMHVLTTVPLSRWRRREFAQRLWDIMAYLRRCLHLKHLEHFVLGNGRLPAEISLPPAMRRLQPLNLFEHLARDPAAHLEALQAYGRLRFRLRTLLSSY
- the LOC137467274 gene encoding cyclic nucleotide-gated channel beta-1-like — protein: MDVKVQESSDASEQRSRDVTEQEDSSKCGNESALNGFAGPEKENKDVTEEDGNDRNKVEEQGDVNVEGNKNKDRKEDKQGNVAASEKVGSDGGKEESGSGGPEDREDTQDAGNEQGILLVDGIQWPVEDLERGCSVVAELMESFTRVFVDSVSNSFYPVPQEAIGVGSAFEGWSPRGWDGVYHVLVPLNPPPGHVFHLELNSAGQMVTRTFSV